One genomic region from Thermoleptolyngbya sichuanensis A183 encodes:
- the devC gene encoding ABC transporter permease DevC translates to MRTPLAWSNLTYERRRLLTAIAGVAFAVLLMFMFRGFENALYDSQVQLLKVLNGEIIVVNRLKYTMFIPAQFARRRLYQAQAFDGVEAAYPLYVRDGAAWKNPETKAVRPLRVLAFNPNDPVLTIPEVLASQEALKLPWTVIVDEKSRAEVGTVTTGTVTELAEQQVQVVGTYALGTDFASANGNVIMSDQNFLRYFASLGPEEQSRDLNTVDIGLLRVRPGADVDAIARTLRDQLPKDVAVLTKPEFVDMELDYWRNNTAIGFVFTLLTIMSFVVGIILVYQILYTDVADHWTQYATLKAIGYSNRYLLGVVFQQALLLGVMGFIPGYLIALVLYRLTANATGLLMQMTLGRGLNTLLATVVMCLISGAIAIRKVQSADPAEVFGN, encoded by the coding sequence ATGCGAACACCCCTTGCCTGGTCAAACCTGACCTATGAACGTCGCCGCCTGCTAACGGCGATCGCCGGAGTGGCATTTGCGGTGCTGCTGATGTTCATGTTTCGCGGATTTGAGAACGCACTCTACGACAGCCAAGTGCAGTTGCTCAAGGTGCTAAACGGCGAAATTATCGTGGTGAATCGGCTGAAATACACCATGTTTATTCCGGCACAGTTTGCCCGGCGACGGCTATATCAGGCGCAGGCCTTTGACGGCGTGGAGGCGGCCTATCCGCTCTATGTCCGCGATGGCGCTGCCTGGAAGAATCCCGAAACCAAGGCGGTACGGCCGCTGCGGGTGTTGGCGTTTAACCCCAATGACCCCGTGCTGACGATTCCCGAAGTGTTGGCCAGCCAGGAGGCGCTGAAGTTGCCTTGGACGGTGATTGTGGACGAGAAATCGCGCGCAGAGGTGGGAACCGTAACGACGGGCACAGTGACGGAACTGGCGGAGCAGCAGGTACAGGTTGTGGGAACCTACGCGCTGGGAACGGACTTTGCCTCTGCCAATGGCAATGTGATCATGAGCGATCAGAACTTTTTGCGCTATTTTGCCAGCCTGGGGCCGGAGGAGCAGAGCCGCGACCTGAACACGGTGGACATCGGGCTGCTGAGGGTGCGGCCCGGGGCGGATGTGGATGCGATCGCCCGCACTCTGCGCGACCAGTTGCCCAAAGACGTGGCCGTGTTGACCAAGCCAGAGTTCGTAGACATGGAGTTGGATTACTGGCGCAACAACACCGCCATCGGCTTTGTGTTCACGCTGCTAACCATCATGAGCTTCGTCGTCGGCATCATCCTGGTCTACCAGATTCTCTACACCGATGTCGCCGACCACTGGACGCAGTACGCCACCCTGAAGGCGATCGGCTATTCCAATCGTTATCTGCTGGGTGTGGTGTTTCAACAGGCGCTCTTGCTGGGCGTGATGGGCTTTATTCCTGGCTATCTGATTGCGCTGGTGCTGTATCGGCTCACGGCCAACGCCACAGGGCTGCTGATGCAGATGACGCTGGGGCGCGGGCTGAATACCTTACTGGCGACAGTGGTGATGTGCCTAATTTCGGGGGCGATCGCCATTCGCAAGGTGCAATCGGCCGACCCCGCAGAGGTGTTTGGAAATTAG
- a CDS encoding pentapeptide repeat-containing protein, whose translation MAVHIGAIALSLLLLSSCASPDPQARLADTKECIECDLQGKALANADLKSAKLNRANLSGADLNGANLSEALLDTANLSGANLSNADLNRAALPSANLSGANLSGASLKNTFLRNADFTNANLSNADFSGSDLSGAKLDGATQDGAVFQGAILPDGTVQP comes from the coding sequence ATGGCAGTGCATATAGGGGCGATCGCCCTCTCTCTCCTGCTCCTCAGCAGTTGCGCCAGCCCCGACCCCCAGGCTCGCCTTGCTGACACCAAAGAATGTATCGAGTGCGATTTGCAGGGCAAGGCGCTGGCCAATGCGGATCTCAAAAGTGCCAAGCTAAATCGCGCCAATCTCAGCGGCGCTGACCTAAACGGTGCCAATCTCAGCGAGGCGCTGCTCGACACCGCCAACCTCAGCGGCGCAAATCTGAGCAACGCAGACCTCAACCGTGCTGCGCTGCCCTCTGCAAACCTCAGCGGTGCAAATCTCTCCGGTGCCAGTTTGAAGAATACTTTCTTGCGGAACGCAGACTTTACCAATGCCAATCTCAGCAATGCCGACTTTAGCGGCAGCGACCTCAGCGGGGCCAAGCTAGACGGCGCAACCCAGGACGGCGCTGTTTTTCAGGGCGCGATTCTGCCCGATGGGACAGTGCAGCCGTAG
- the hpsP gene encoding hormogonium polysaccharide biosynthesis glycosyltransferase HpsP, protein MRLVHIIPAISPVYGGPSQMIAGLSKALAAAGVAVTILTTDANGDSGQAPLAVPLGVPMAQDGYEIRYFRRTGWRRYKFSAGLLGWLATQTAAFDLAHIHALFSPVSSTAAAIARTRHLPYVLRPLGTLDPIDLQKKRRLKQLYATLIERQNLAGAAAVHFTSRQEAATAERFGLTLRDWILPLGVDLAEFAAAPAERRAIREAISTGIAQTVRDRLAIPPDRPVVLFLSRLDPKKGLDLLIPALEQVQAAGIPFHWILAGGNPQNPDYEKQVGDRLNASPLRACTTQTGFVSAQARRDLLLAADLFVLPSYYENFGIAVAEAMAAGLPVVVSDAVPLHEDVTQAQAGWVVPCEPRALAHTLAIALQAADRPQRGIAAQHWARDHYDWRAIAHRAIQKYEETLQQVR, encoded by the coding sequence ATGCGCCTTGTCCACATCATTCCTGCCATTTCTCCCGTCTACGGCGGCCCTAGCCAGATGATCGCAGGCTTATCGAAGGCGCTGGCGGCGGCCGGGGTGGCGGTGACGATCCTGACGACGGATGCCAATGGGGATTCAGGACAAGCGCCGCTGGCGGTGCCGCTGGGCGTGCCTATGGCGCAGGATGGGTATGAGATTCGCTACTTTCGGCGGACGGGCTGGCGGCGCTACAAGTTTTCGGCGGGGCTGCTGGGGTGGCTGGCAACCCAGACGGCGGCGTTTGACCTGGCCCATATCCACGCGCTGTTTTCGCCCGTCAGCTCGACCGCAGCGGCGATCGCCCGCACGCGACACCTGCCCTATGTCCTGCGGCCGCTGGGCACGCTCGACCCCATCGATCTGCAAAAAAAGCGGCGGCTGAAGCAGCTTTATGCCACGCTCATCGAGCGGCAAAACCTGGCGGGGGCGGCGGCAGTTCACTTTACCAGTCGCCAGGAGGCGGCTACTGCCGAGCGGTTTGGGCTAACCTTGCGGGACTGGATTTTGCCACTGGGGGTAGATCTGGCGGAGTTTGCCGCTGCGCCTGCCGAACGACGGGCGATTCGCGAAGCAATCTCTACGGGAATCGCCCAGACCGTGCGCGATCGCCTCGCCATTCCGCCCGATCGCCCAGTGGTGCTGTTTCTTTCGCGGCTCGACCCCAAAAAAGGGCTAGATCTGCTGATACCCGCGCTAGAGCAGGTGCAGGCAGCGGGCATCCCGTTTCACTGGATTCTGGCAGGCGGCAACCCCCAGAATCCCGATTACGAAAAGCAAGTGGGCGATCGCCTAAATGCCTCTCCGCTGCGGGCTTGCACCACCCAGACCGGGTTCGTGTCCGCCCAGGCACGGCGCGATCTGCTGCTGGCGGCAGATCTGTTTGTGCTGCCGTCCTACTACGAGAACTTTGGGATTGCCGTTGCCGAAGCGATGGCGGCGGGGCTGCCCGTGGTGGTGTCCGACGCAGTGCCGCTGCACGAAGACGTGACCCAGGCGCAGGCGGGCTGGGTTGTGCCCTGCGAACCTCGTGCCCTGGCCCACACGCTGGCGATCGCCCTGCAAGCCGCCGACCGCCCACAGCGCGGCATCGCCGCCCAGCACTGGGCCCGCGATCATTACGACTGGCGGGCGATCGCCCACCGTGCGATTCAAAAATACGAGGAAACTTTGCAGCAGGTTCGGTAG
- a CDS encoding nickel-binding protein: MTLIIVETDRPAPITPEVLADEGNRVFPCLAARKATWRYSLLSGDRRRMICSFEAPDAEAVRMSYRTAYLPFEKMWVDHLREPEGIPPVGNESALVVAEIAYPAGLSEPEQQAQWQVITQRLLPCYAERGVEWVRSHVSPDQTLILSELNAPDPALIEAAHRQVGLPLSRLWSATLLKP; this comes from the coding sequence ATGACCCTCATTATTGTTGAAACCGATCGCCCCGCTCCCATCACGCCAGAGGTTCTGGCAGACGAAGGAAATCGAGTGTTTCCCTGTTTGGCAGCGCGAAAGGCAACCTGGCGATATTCCCTGCTGTCAGGCGATCGCCGCCGCATGATTTGCAGCTTTGAGGCTCCTGATGCCGAAGCCGTCCGCATGTCCTACCGCACGGCTTATCTTCCCTTTGAAAAGATGTGGGTTGACCATCTCCGCGAACCGGAGGGTATTCCGCCTGTGGGGAACGAGTCTGCGCTGGTGGTGGCTGAGATCGCCTATCCAGCGGGACTTTCGGAGCCAGAGCAGCAGGCGCAGTGGCAAGTTATCACCCAGCGCTTGCTGCCTTGTTATGCAGAGCGGGGCGTGGAATGGGTGCGATCGCACGTTTCGCCAGACCAAACCCTGATCCTGTCGGAACTCAATGCGCCCGATCCGGCACTCATCGAGGCGGCCCATCGCCAAGTCGGTCTACCCCTTTCCCGCTTGTGGTCAGCCACGCTGCTGAAGCCCTAG
- a CDS encoding BTAD domain-containing putative transcriptional regulator: MPPRLHIKLLGDFAITDERQVSLGIGSDRQQALLAYLLLHRHTPQPRQRLAFHLWPDSTESQSRSNLRKALSHLRQALPEPDTVLLADAKTLQWSPSAPIFLDVAEFENAVKLAAQATEPDIARSHLEAALSLYQGDLLPGCTDEWIEPKRDRLQQTHRRALQQTIALFKARQDYGTAIAYAQQVLRSDPLNEAAHATLMHLHWLNGDRANALQVYHHCMTLLREELGVDPGPTLRKLYDQILNADDEPVSSLAGSLAGSIATASGGDRPLDSAALLSPASAAQQPSPLIGRTHEWATIQQWIRAENSPDNVALDTLGDRPVLLLTGEPGIGKTRLLQAIQEQFQQRNQCVLWGRGFEAEIVRPYGVWIDALRAFVTNANVQIPEDLTYLLSESSPSSQSSDRSPSDRSYLFDSVVQFISTLCSSQRSVLIVLDDIQWIDEASSSLLHYAIRLLSQHSVFFACTARSKELDDNAVVLRGLQALRRERRLLTLALQPLEPKQTAALIRSVYALPDLDWSPEKMQQVFIDSGGNPLFALEIARALSVGEATHADSLELLIGDRLQRLDDYARELIPWAAALGRTFDPTTLSEIADAPLSKLLTGIEQLERESLIRASASHGKEMRYDFAHDIVRQVAYRQLSEPRRRLLHLQISQKLHQRAGQDPALAAEIAHHAALGGDRALAAAACLAAANYSLKLFAYAEAAELALRGIQHCQVLDQRTRVRLHIELLQVLMFAGVPADRVAPLEAEVQELVQEAHRLGLSEAEMAGLEVLMILNFQYSNFAHVQQHSERVVEIGRLASPLMTARALASSGSCLAEVGREMARAEALLEEARSLAARVGQESADLYGGLGRVRLHTGSYDEGRELLQRAYEIAQQEQDHWRECWVLSYLAITELEAGDPAAALAYSQAIASVASQIQGQGSESAVADALTALAQYHLQEPNAEAAIERAIIALRQLDNRRTLSYLLSSAAEVDLAGDRPAQAIERAAVALSEAQAIDQPVDLALAWALLVQGWLRVAEIAPDPNAVGAAQQQAMDLFQQFYPQISVADLSRRARAAVAQTRHQMSLMHPHAVALKKAP; encoded by the coding sequence ATGCCTCCCAGGTTGCACATTAAATTGCTCGGAGACTTTGCCATCACCGATGAGCGACAGGTTTCGTTGGGTATTGGCAGCGATCGCCAGCAGGCTCTCCTGGCGTATTTGTTGCTGCATCGCCACACGCCGCAGCCTCGCCAGCGCCTTGCCTTTCACCTCTGGCCCGATTCCACCGAATCCCAGTCTCGCTCTAACCTGCGAAAGGCCCTTTCCCACCTGCGGCAAGCCCTACCAGAACCAGATACGGTGCTGCTGGCAGATGCCAAAACGCTGCAATGGTCGCCCAGCGCTCCCATTTTTCTGGATGTGGCGGAATTTGAGAATGCGGTAAAGCTTGCTGCCCAAGCGACCGAACCCGACATCGCGCGATCGCACTTAGAAGCTGCCCTATCTCTATACCAGGGCGACCTGCTACCTGGCTGCACAGATGAGTGGATTGAGCCAAAGCGCGATCGCCTCCAGCAAACTCACAGGCGGGCATTGCAGCAGACTATCGCGCTGTTCAAAGCGCGGCAAGACTATGGCACGGCGATCGCCTATGCTCAGCAGGTACTGCGGAGCGACCCGCTCAACGAAGCCGCCCACGCGACGCTGATGCATCTGCACTGGCTGAATGGCGATCGCGCCAACGCACTCCAGGTCTATCATCACTGTATGACGCTGCTGCGGGAGGAATTGGGCGTTGACCCTGGCCCCACCCTCCGCAAGCTGTATGACCAAATCCTCAATGCAGACGATGAGCCAGTTAGCAGTCTTGCAGGCAGTCTTGCAGGCAGTATCGCAACGGCTTCTGGGGGCGATCGCCCGCTGGACAGCGCCGCCCTGCTGTCTCCTGCATCGGCAGCGCAGCAGCCTAGCCCGCTGATTGGGCGAACCCACGAATGGGCCACCATCCAGCAGTGGATAAGGGCAGAGAATTCGCCGGATAATGTAGCTTTGGACACCCTGGGCGATCGCCCGGTACTGCTGCTGACGGGGGAGCCGGGCATTGGCAAAACGCGCCTGCTGCAAGCAATCCAGGAGCAGTTTCAGCAGCGGAATCAGTGCGTTCTGTGGGGGCGTGGCTTTGAAGCGGAAATCGTGCGTCCCTATGGCGTATGGATTGATGCGCTGCGTGCGTTTGTGACGAATGCCAACGTGCAAATACCAGAAGATTTGACTTACCTACTCAGTGAGTCGAGTCCTTCATCGCAAAGTTCCGATCGCAGTCCGTCGGATCGCAGCTATCTATTCGACAGCGTGGTTCAGTTTATTTCCACGCTCTGTTCCAGCCAGCGTTCCGTTCTGATTGTTTTGGACGATATTCAATGGATCGATGAAGCATCGTCATCGTTGTTGCACTATGCCATTCGGCTGCTGAGTCAGCATTCTGTCTTTTTTGCCTGCACCGCCCGCTCTAAAGAGCTAGACGACAATGCAGTCGTACTTCGGGGATTGCAGGCGCTGCGGCGAGAACGGCGCCTGCTGACGTTGGCGCTGCAACCGCTAGAGCCAAAGCAAACGGCGGCGCTGATTCGCAGTGTTTACGCGCTTCCAGATCTGGACTGGTCGCCAGAGAAAATGCAGCAGGTGTTTATCGACAGCGGCGGCAATCCGCTGTTTGCGCTGGAAATTGCGCGGGCGCTGTCTGTGGGCGAGGCGACCCACGCCGATAGTTTGGAACTGCTGATTGGCGATCGCCTGCAACGGCTGGACGACTATGCTCGCGAACTGATTCCCTGGGCGGCCGCACTGGGCAGAACCTTTGACCCCACCACGCTGTCTGAGATTGCCGATGCGCCGCTGTCTAAGCTGCTGACGGGTATCGAGCAGCTAGAGCGGGAAAGCCTGATTCGAGCTAGCGCGTCCCACGGGAAGGAAATGCGATACGACTTTGCCCATGACATCGTGCGGCAGGTGGCCTATCGGCAACTGTCGGAGCCCCGTCGTCGCTTGCTGCATCTCCAGATTTCCCAAAAGCTGCACCAGCGGGCAGGTCAAGACCCGGCTCTGGCGGCAGAAATCGCACATCACGCCGCATTGGGGGGCGATCGCGCTTTGGCGGCGGCGGCCTGTTTGGCGGCGGCCAATTATTCGCTCAAGCTGTTTGCCTATGCCGAAGCCGCAGAACTTGCTCTACGCGGAATTCAGCATTGTCAGGTGCTAGATCAGCGCACCCGCGTTCGGCTGCATATCGAACTGCTGCAAGTGCTGATGTTTGCTGGAGTTCCCGCTGATCGGGTAGCGCCCCTGGAGGCAGAAGTTCAAGAACTGGTGCAAGAAGCCCATCGGCTGGGCCTCTCGGAAGCGGAGATGGCGGGGCTGGAAGTGCTTATGATTCTGAACTTTCAGTACAGCAATTTTGCCCATGTGCAGCAGCATTCTGAGCGAGTCGTAGAAATTGGGCGGTTGGCCAGTCCCCTGATGACGGCCCGCGCCCTGGCATCCAGCGGTTCCTGTTTGGCGGAAGTGGGGCGGGAGATGGCGCGGGCAGAGGCGCTGCTGGAAGAGGCGCGATCGCTGGCGGCGCGAGTGGGGCAGGAGTCGGCGGATTTGTACGGCGGGCTGGGGCGCGTGCGGCTGCACACGGGCAGCTATGACGAAGGGCGGGAACTGCTGCAACGGGCCTACGAGATCGCGCAGCAGGAGCAGGATCATTGGCGCGAATGCTGGGTGCTGAGCTATCTGGCCATCACCGAACTGGAAGCGGGAGACCCAGCGGCAGCCCTGGCCTACAGTCAGGCGATCGCCTCCGTTGCTTCGCAGATCCAGGGGCAGGGCAGCGAGTCCGCCGTGGCAGATGCGCTTACCGCGCTAGCCCAATATCATTTGCAGGAACCGAATGCCGAAGCTGCAATCGAGCGGGCGATCATCGCCCTGCGACAGCTAGACAACCGACGAACGCTGTCTTATCTGCTGAGCAGCGCCGCCGAAGTGGATCTAGCGGGCGATCGCCCCGCCCAAGCCATTGAGAGAGCAGCCGTGGCGCTGTCCGAAGCCCAGGCAATTGATCAACCAGTCGATTTGGCACTGGCGTGGGCGCTGCTGGTGCAGGGCTGGCTGCGAGTTGCCGAAATTGCCCCCGACCCCAACGCCGTCGGCGCGGCTCAGCAGCAGGCAATGGATCTGTTCCAGCAGTTCTATCCGCAAATCAGCGTCGCCGATCTCAGCCGCCGCGCCCGCGCCGCCGTTGCCCAAACCCGACACCAGATGTCCCTGATGCATCCCCATGCCGTTGCTCTGAAAAAAGCGCCATGA
- a CDS encoding glycosyltransferase, whose amino-acid sequence MRLWVVSHTYIVDLNCDKLKVMAALAVDGGKPLDITVIVPRTWKPGGVVGGTIRPQGYDQGNFRVVPVGNFSQTHQGLLCFRTELVSLLRQHPPDVIQVEQGTKSLAYAQLIALNRLLKLGAKRVLFTWWNLPYRLRPPLLWLERYNLHHTDGAIAGNRDAAAILRQRGYCGPVTVLPQLGVNEQQFCPRPQPEWAAALGLLPKDCPEEFTVGYIGRFVPEKGLRTLAEALAGLPELPWRWLLVGRGPLRAEVVARMQQAGLGDRLRWVESVPHADIPRYLNVMNALVLPSETTPHWKEQFGHVLIEAMACGVPVIGSDSGEIPHVIGDAGLVFPEGQVAALRDRLQSLMQRPALADDLAARGHQRAIAHFTNRVLAEKQLAFYDQVMIE is encoded by the coding sequence ATGCGCCTTTGGGTCGTCAGCCACACCTACATCGTGGATCTGAATTGCGACAAGCTGAAGGTGATGGCGGCGCTGGCGGTTGATGGGGGCAAACCCTTGGATATTACTGTGATCGTGCCGCGCACCTGGAAACCGGGCGGCGTGGTGGGCGGCACGATTCGTCCCCAGGGCTATGACCAGGGCAACTTCCGCGTCGTGCCCGTGGGCAACTTTAGCCAGACGCATCAGGGCTTGCTCTGCTTTCGCACCGAATTGGTGTCCCTGCTGCGGCAGCATCCACCGGACGTGATTCAGGTGGAGCAGGGGACAAAGTCCCTGGCCTATGCCCAGTTGATTGCGCTGAATCGGCTGCTAAAGCTGGGCGCAAAGCGGGTGCTGTTTACCTGGTGGAATTTGCCCTACAGACTGCGGCCGCCGCTGCTCTGGCTGGAGCGTTATAACCTGCACCACACCGACGGGGCGATCGCCGGAAATCGGGATGCGGCGGCGATTCTGCGACAGCGCGGCTACTGTGGCCCAGTCACCGTGCTGCCCCAGCTTGGGGTAAATGAGCAGCAGTTTTGCCCCCGTCCCCAGCCGGAGTGGGCGGCGGCACTTGGCCTTTTGCCCAAAGACTGTCCCGAAGAATTTACCGTGGGCTATATCGGGCGCTTTGTGCCAGAAAAGGGACTGCGAACCCTGGCAGAGGCGCTGGCGGGGCTGCCTGAGTTGCCCTGGCGCTGGCTGTTGGTGGGGCGGGGCCCGCTGCGGGCAGAGGTGGTGGCGCGGATGCAGCAGGCGGGGTTGGGCGATCGCCTCCGATGGGTTGAGTCTGTGCCCCATGCCGACATTCCGCGCTATCTCAACGTCATGAATGCGCTGGTGCTGCCGTCGGAAACCACGCCCCACTGGAAGGAGCAGTTTGGCCATGTGCTGATCGAGGCAATGGCCTGTGGGGTTCCGGTAATCGGCTCCGACTCTGGCGAAATTCCCCACGTCATTGGCGATGCGGGGCTGGTGTTTCCTGAAGGCCAGGTGGCCGCCTTGCGCGATCGCCTCCAGTCCCTCATGCAGCGCCCTGCCCTGGCCGACGACCTGGCCGCCCGTGGCCACCAGCGGGCGATCGCCCACTTTACCAATCGCGTCCTAGCGGAAAAGCAGCTTGCGTTCTATGACCAAGTAATGATCGAGTAA
- the lexA gene encoding transcriptional repressor LexA gives MEPLTEVQQELYDWLVEYIRENQHAPSIRQMMQAMGLRSPAPIQSRLEHLQNKGYIDWTRGKARTLRLLHGVTQGVPIRGEVFAGGALEPATGDTEFLDISGMQLKPQDYALRVTGDSMIEALIADGDVVIMRPVKEPDKLKNGTIVAARVEGEGNTLKYFYRRGNKVTLKPANSKYDPIERPASDVQIQGMLIGVWRDFGAGVG, from the coding sequence ATGGAACCCTTAACCGAAGTCCAGCAGGAACTCTACGACTGGTTGGTGGAATACATCCGCGAAAATCAGCACGCCCCCTCTATCCGCCAGATGATGCAGGCAATGGGGTTGCGATCGCCCGCGCCGATTCAGAGCCGCCTGGAACATCTGCAAAACAAGGGCTATATCGACTGGACGCGGGGCAAGGCCCGGACGCTGCGCCTGCTCCACGGGGTTACCCAAGGCGTACCGATTCGGGGTGAGGTGTTTGCAGGGGGAGCGCTGGAACCCGCGACGGGCGATACAGAGTTCCTCGACATTTCTGGTATGCAGCTTAAGCCGCAGGATTATGCGCTGCGGGTGACGGGCGACAGCATGATCGAGGCCCTAATTGCCGATGGCGATGTGGTGATTATGCGTCCGGTGAAAGAACCAGACAAGCTCAAGAACGGCACGATTGTTGCAGCGCGGGTTGAAGGAGAAGGCAATACCCTGAAGTATTTCTATCGGCGCGGCAACAAGGTCACGCTGAAGCCCGCCAACTCCAAGTACGACCCCATCGAAAGACCCGCTTCAGATGTGCAAATCCAGGGAATGCTGATTGGCGTTTGGCGAGATTTTGGTGCTGGGGTTGGCTAA